The sequence below is a genomic window from Iodobacter fluviatilis.
ACCATCCTCGATAAAATCGCCTCATTTAACACCCACCATATTTGCGTAACTGGCGGCGAGCCACTGGCGCAAAAAGGCGTGCACGAGCTAATGCGCCTGCTTTGCGATGCAGGCTATTCACTCAGCCTAGAAACCAGCGGCGCTTTATCGATTGCCGAAGTCGATCCGCGCGTTTCACGCATTCTGGATATCAAAACGCCCGGCTCAGGTGAATTATCCAAAATGCACTGGGAAAACCTTGATTACTTGAGCAATACGGACGAAATCAAGTTTGTATTGTGCGATCGTAACGATTACGAATGGGCGCGTAATTTAATTCGCGAGCGTCGTTTAGAAACGCTTGCCCCTGTGCTGATGTCGCCCGTCTGGGAAACACTCCCTCCCGCCAATCTCGCTGCTTGGGTGCTGGAAGATCATTTACCAGTGCGTATGCAAGTGCAATTACACAAAATACTCTGGGGTGAACGTCCCGGCGTTTAACAGGCAAACTCATGTATTGGAAACGTTGGCTGGTACGCATTAAACACTTACCAGAACGCAGCCGTGCCACACTGGCTCTCTGGTTTGGGGCCGCTATGGTGGGCCTTGTTGCCGTTGTTCTGGCCAAAGCTGCGGACGGCGCATTGGCGATTTTCCAAAGCATGAGTACACGCTGGGCATGGTGGCCTTTTTTTGCGCTGCCCTGCGGTGGCATGGCGATACGCTGGCTGATGCAAAAAATGGGTAAGGGCTCGGAAGGCAGCGGTATTCCACAAGCCATGGCCGCGCTGCAAGTTACCGATCAGCCTGCACTGATCAAACAATTGCTTAGTTTACGCATCGCCTGTGCCAAGTTTATCGGTGTAGTTGCGGGGCTGGGATGTGGCTTTGTGCTGGGGCGTGAAGGGCCAACAGTACAAATTGGCGCAAGTTTAATGTATGCCTGCCGGCGCTTTATTCCATTATCCGATGCCGTATTTCGCCGCCAGCTGATTCTGGCTGGCGGGGCAGCAGGGATTGCCGCCGCATTTAATACGCCACTGGCTGGGATTGTGTTTGCATTTGAAGAACTAGCGCGTTCAGTAGAGGAAAAAACCTCGGGTAAATTACTAGGTGCAGTGATTTTAGCCGGTGTAGTTTCTTTGGCGATTCAGGGTGATTACACCTATTTTGGCCGGATTCACGTGCCCGGTTTTAACTACAGCATTTTGTGGCCGATGTTTATTGTGGCGGTGACTGCGGGTTTAGTCGGTGGATTTTTCTCCTGGCTTTGCGTGCATCAGGATCGCTGGTTGCCAGTTAAAGTGAAAATGTGGCGCGCAGCACAGCCCTATTTATTTATCGCCGCATGTGGCTTTTTAATTGCCTGCATGGGGCTGGCCGCTCCTATTTTTGGCAGCGGAGCAGAAATCACCAGCGAAGTGGTCACAGGTCACGGCACCATGGCATGGTACTTCTTGCCAATGAAGTTTTTAGGGCTGCTGGCTACCTTTCTGACCGGCTTACCCGGCGGTATTTTTGCCCCATCGCTCTCTATGGGCGCAGGCGTCAGCAGCTGGTTTCTGCCGTGGTTTGATAGCAGTATTCATATCAAGCTGATTGCCATTGGAATGGCGGCCATGCTGGCGGCAGTAACGCGGGCACCACTGACCTCGGCTATTATTTTGATAGAAATGACAGATGGTCACACGATGGTGATTTCAATTCTGGCCGCTGCGATGATTTCATCCACCGTAGCACGCCTCTTTGGCACCAATCTTTATCATGATTTGGCGGAAAAAGCCTTGCAACGCTTGGCTTACCCCCAACTTTTAAAGTGATCCTATGCGCTACTTTTTAGCTGTATTTGCATTGATGGCCACCTTTGCTCAGGCAGAAACAACGGGCCCAGACGGAATGACCACTGCTCAGTTAGGTGAGTTTTTAAAATCACTGCAAACGGCCGTCGCCAAAGATGATGCCTCCAGCGTAGCCAAACTAGCCCGCTTTCCCCTGCGAGTGAATCTGCCGAAGAAAAAAACACTGCAAGCCCAGCAATTTATTGCTCAGTACTCAAAAGTAATCACACCCAAAGTAAAAGCAGCCGTGCTGGCACAAACAGCTGAATCGCTGTTTCGCAATAGCAATGGCGCGATGATAGGCAATGGTGAAATCTGGTTTTCCGGTCTGTGCCTGAATAAAGAATGCACAAAGCAGACCACCAAAATGATTGCCATCAATCCATAAACATTATTTAAATTGAAAATATCATGACCAAAAAACCTGCAGTGATCTTATTATCTGGTGGCCTAGATTCTGCTACCTGCCTTGCCATTGCCAAAGCAGAAGGCTTTGCTCCCTATTGTCTGTCTTTTGACTACGGCCAGAAGCACAACGCCGAGCTGAAAGCGGCCGCCCGAGTGGCAGAAGCCTTGGGAGCCGTTGAACACCGTATTCTGAAAATTGATTTAGCTGGCTTTGGCGGCTCTGCACTTACCGACGCCACTATTGATGTACCAACTGACGGTGGCAAGCCCGGCGAGATCCCTGTGACCTATGTGCCCGCACGCAACACGGTGCTGCTCTCTTACGCACTGGCATGGTCTGAAGTGCTCAAAGCCGATGATATTTTTATTGGCGTAAATGCTGTGGATTACTCAGGCTATCCAGACTGCCGCCCAGAATACATTGCGTCATTCCAAGCCATGGCAAGGCTGGCGACTAAGGTGGGCGTAGAAGGCTCAAACCTCACCATCCACACCCCATTGCTAAAACTCACCAAAGCAGAAATCGCCCAAAAAGGGACCGAGCTTGGCGTGGATTACGCGCTCACCGTCACCTGCTACAAAGCCGATGAAGATGGCCAAGCCTGCGGCGAATGCGAAGCCTGCCGCTTGCGCAGCGCTGGTTTTGCCCAGGCTGGGCTGGCAGATCCAACCCGATATCAAGGTGAATGAATCCCAATTCACGCTAGCCAAGGTCAAAAAGACCTTTTCAGTGCCTTCGGCACGTTGATTTAGGTGCGGGCGTCCCGCTGGACCTTCCTTTCTTGCGCGGCTTTCAAATCGATTCTTCCGAAGTGCTGATGGCAAAAATAGAGGTCAAACACCCCGTCGTTCAGACTATCTGCACGCAGTGCAATAGGTAAACGATGTAAGGCACTAGACACTTTAAATTTATGATTTTGTAATTTTACTTCGCCGCCCCAACCCACAGTAATGACTTGATCGTTGGGGCCGTATTCAATTTCAGGCAAAGCAGAAGGCATGGCAATTAAGCTCGGTTTATAGCGGGTAATCGGTGTGGCTAGCCCTAAGGCTTCATGCGGGCGCTGCTCGTTATAGACCGTGCGCCAGTCGTTAAATGCATGCTGAACATGGGCTAAATCGCGAAATGCCCGGCCATTTAATACTTCTGCTTTTAGCGTGCGATGAAAGCGTTCTTCTTTGCCATTAGTTTGCGGATGCCCTGGGCGGCTATGGCTAACATGGATACCCAAGCGGATCAGCCAGATAGATAACTGGCTGATGCCATGGCGGGCATCACTGGGGCTTCCCCATGGAGAACCGTTGTCAGCGTTGATACGAGCAGGCAAGCCATAGCGAAGAAATACATCCGTTAAGTGAGTCTGGACAATGGCTGCCGTGGTTTGACCACAAGCAGTTAAGGTGAGATTAAAGCGAGAATGGTCGTCCAATAAAGTGAGGGGAAAGCACATTTGCTGAGCCGTATTGAAGTTCCCTTTGAAGTCGATCTGCCATAAAGCATTCGGCTGATCATGCTCAAAACGTAGCCAGTGTTGGGCTTGCTCACTCGCCTTGGCGCAAATTAAGCCATGGCGGTGCAGAATATTGGTGATGGTGCTTGGCGCAGGAACATCCACATGGCCCAGCTCCAACAGCCTTCGATGGAGTTTGCGCCCTCCCCAAACAGGGTGCTTCTGGCGCAGGTCTACAACGAGGGCTTCAATCTCTGCGGTGGTCAGTGTTGGCGATGATTTGGGGCGGCGAGATCGATCTTGAAAACCTTCTTGGGGGTTATTCAGATAGCGCTGCCGCCACTTGTAACCTGTTTTAGTTGAGATGCCGAAACGCTGGCAAAGCGCTTTAAAATTACAGTTATCTTGCAGTGTAAGGAGTACAAATTCTGAGCGAATAGACATGATATTCACGGGCATCCAAGGCATGGTAAGTAGGCATCCCAAGCGGTTAAAAACACCGCCAAAGTGTTACCTATGTCCTCGTACAAGTGTTACCCATGTCTATGGTCTATACACGCGGCCAAGAAACGAAGCCAAAGAAGGCCGCCCCTAAAACACGAAATCCCCTCGCTGCGGACAATCGAGGTGGCGTCAATTCAACTCGCTTCGCTCAAACACGAATTGACGACTACCCCACCCCCCTTGTTCCTCGTTCGGCGTGTTTTCAGGGGCAGATAAAAGCCCTATGCTAAGAGCGTGGTCATTACAATTTTTCCTTGCTTACTAAGGCAAAAAAATAATTCCCCTAAGCAATCACTTCCCCGCCAACCACCTAGCTGCATCCAATGCAAAATAAGTCAAAATTCCATCTGCACCGGCGCGTTTAAAGCCCATTAAGCTTTCTAGCACCACCGCTTCTTCATTCAGCCAGCCGTTTTGCACAGCGGCTTTGATCATGGCGTATTCGCCTGATACTTGGTAAACAAAAGTCGGCGCTGCAAATTCATCTTTCACTCGGCGTACTACATCCAGATAAGGCATGCCCGGCTTCACCATCACCATATCGGCGCCTTCTGCCAGATCGAGTGCCACTTCGTGCAAGGCTTCGTTCAAATTGGCAGGGTCCATCTGGTAAGTCTTTTTATCGGCTTTGCCCAGATTAGCTGCCGAGCCTACGGCATCGCGGAAGGGGCCGTAAAATGCCGACGCGTATTTGGCCGAATAAGCCATGATGCGGGTGTTGATAAAATCATCCGCATCCAGAGCCTTGCGAATCGCGCCAATCCGCCCATCCATCATGTCTGATGGCGCAATAATATCGACGCCCGCCTCGGCATGGCAAAGCGCTTGTTTCACCAGCGCAGCCACGGTTTCTTCGTTAAGCACATAACCATCACCATTGATAATGCCGTCTTGGCCGTGAATGGTGTAAGGATCAAGCGCACCATCGGTAATTAGGCCCAGCTCTGGGAAACGCGCTTTTAACTCACGTACTACACGTGGTACTAAGCCATTTGGATTCCAAGCTTCAGCCGCATCCAGCGTTTTTAAGTCCTGCTCAATCACAGGGAATATCGCTAAAGCAGGTACGCCCAGCTTAACGGCCTGCTCGGCGGTATAAAACAGCTGGTCCAGACTCTGGCGATTGACCCCGGGCATAGAGGCAATCGCCTGTGTACGATTTTCACCATCTAAAACAAATACCGGCAAAATCAAATTATCCGCAGTTAAATGATTTTCACGCATCATTCTGCGCGAAAAATCATCGTGGCGCATACGGCGTAAACGAGTAGTGGGGAACGAGCGATTGCTATGCATAAGGCGCTACCAAACAAGTAAGTGCACTTATTTTAACGAAGTTTGGGGGGAGATGATTGAGCAATGCTGACAAAACTTGAAAAAATTTGGGGTGGCACACCTGATGCCACCCCATCTGTACAACTGAGCCACTAGCCATGGGCAAGCAGTGGCGGGTTAAGCTAGGATAAAGCATTGGCTAACCCGCCCTGCAACTCAATAACGCGCTAAAGCTAAGCCGCTGCTTTCGATCTCAGGGGTTTTCTTTGTAATCAAATCAGCCAGCACACGGCCAGAGCCGCAGGCCATGGTCCAGCCCAATGTGCCGTGGCCGGTATTCAGCCATAAATTAGGATAAGACGTGCCACCCACCAGCGGCGTGCCATCCGGTGTCATCGGGCGTAAACCAGTCCATGGCGTACCTTGGCTGGTATCCCCGGCATCTGGGAACAGATCATTGGTCACCATGGCGAGGGTCGCAACGCGGCCCATATCCAGATGCTTATCGTAACCCGCAACCTCTGCCATGCCACCTACACGCAGGCGGGAATCAAAACGAGTCAGTGCAATTTTGTAGCTCTCATCCAGCACGGTAGAGCGCGGTGCGGCATCCGCATTTTTCAAAGGAATCGTCAGCGAATAGCCCTTCACCGGATAAACCGGTAAATCCAGCCCCAAGGGAGCGGCCAGCGCGCGCGATGTGCAGCCAGCAGCCAGCACCACATGATCAGCATTGAGGATTTCACCGCCCTTCAGCTGTACCTGGCGGATTTGCTGATTTGCAGCAATCAGGCGCTCAACCGTCACGCCATAGCGGAACACCACACCAGCCGCTTCACAACGCGCTGCCAACTTATCGGTAAACATTTTGCAATCACCCGTTTCATCATTAGGCAATTGCAAGGCACCAACCAATTTACCCGGCACACGCGCTAAGGCAGGCTCTGCATCGACAAGGCCCTGCGCATCCAGTAAATGATTAGGCACGCCGATGGCGCTTAAAATATCCGAATCACGTTGCGCGGCTTCAAGCTGCTTAGCCGTGCGAAATACCTGCAATGTGCCCAAGCTGCGTTGCTCGTATTGCAGATCCAGCTCTTCGCGCAAATCACGCAAACAGTCCCGGCTGTATTCGGCCAGTGGCACCATGCGGCCTTTATTACGCTCATAAGCAGCCGTTGTGCAATTAGCCAGCATTCTTGCCATCCATGACAGCTGAAACAAGCTGCCATCGGGGCGAATTTTAAGCGGGGAATGAGGCTGAGTCAGCCATTTAACTGCTTTCCACGGAATGCCAGGCGCGGCCCATGGTGCTGCATAGCCAGGCGATACCTGGCCCGCATTGGCAAAGCTCGTTTCGGTTGCAGGCCCGTCTAGTTGTTCCAGTACGGTGACTTCGCATCCCGCTGCGCGCAGGTAGTGCGCAGTTGCTACGCCGACAACGCCAGCTCCGATTACAATCACTTGCATATTATTTAATCCTTAACCCTTTAGGGTATGTACTGTTTGCAGCATATCGCCGGGGAACAGGTTCAGCGATAGGTGATTCCCCTTGCATAAGTATATTTGGGTATTTATTCCTTAATCAAATAAATAAAGGAATGATCAACCCAACTTTTTGCTATATGAGCAATAAAATTGTTCAATGTATAAAATGAATGGCATAAGTTTTATTATCACGGCCCATAGAATGAAGGCTATGCATTTCATAATAAAGACAGCCCCCGCCCTTCACAGCAAAACACTTGATCAACACAAGAACATACCGTACGATTGGTTTGTTTTTATGCCAGAGTGCTGCAATGCCAATCACTAAACAACAACTTATCGATCAAGCCACGGCCTTATTCAGAATGAAAGGCTACGCGGCGACCAGTATCGGGGAAATAGTGCAGGCTTGCGGCATTACCAAGGGCAGCCTTTATCATCACTTTGCCAGCAAAGAAGCGCTGGGGCTGGCTGCGCTGGAGCAATTGGAAGCCTATTTTGACGAGCATATTTTCTCTCAAATACGCGACTCTCAGCCTGCTGCTGGCCTAGCAGCGTTTAATCTGGCGATAGAAGAGTTTTTTTGGCAGCACCCCGATGGCTGCCTGCTAGCCAGCTTAAGTTTGGAAACAAGCGCGGCAAACGAGCCCTTCCAACAGGCCATTTCACAATTTTTTAATAAATGGCAAGGCTGCTACTATCAGGCATTTATTGGCGCTCATCCTGCCGACAAAGCCAAAATACTCAGTATTGATGCCCTCGCCATCGTCCAGGGCTGCATTCTGATGTACCGGATTAATGGCAATATCGAGCCCTTACAGCGCCAGCTACAAGCATTACTCCGACTCTGCGATTAAAAATTCACCCAACACAGACTGATCATTTTTATACAAAAACATACCAATCGTTCGGTATGAAACAAAGGAAAACTTCATGGATACTCACACTTTAAAGCATGCCCTACTCGCGGGAACAGGCGGGTTTATTGCGATTTTACTGCTGGCAGGCGTCAGCGAATTTGGAACGGCAGCGCTGATTATGGCGCCATTTGGTGCAAGCTGTGTTTTGCTGTTTGCTCTGCCCGAAGCGGCCCTATCGCAGCCACGTAATGTAATCGGTGGGCATTTATTAACCGCAACGGTAGGGCTGGCTTTTTATTCACTGGCCCCGAATACAGCGGTATTTGCATCATTGGCGGTAGGACTTGCCATCAGCCTGATGGTGCTAACTAAAACGACTCATCCACCAGCCGGTGCAAACCCGCTGCTGTTTTTTCTGGCAGCCAAGCCGCTGGGGGCCTGGTTTTTGCTCACCCCTGTGGCAAGCGGAGCTATTTTGCTGGTGCTGCTTGCCACCCTTTACCACCGTGCCACAGGTAAATTCAGCTATCCGGTAAAGCGTTAAGCGGCAATCACCATATCGATATGCGGAATATTGTCTTCTAAATATTCCTGCCCCACCGGCACAAAACCAAAATGACCGTAAAAACCCTGCAAATGGGATTGCGCTCCAATACGATGGCCTTGGCCCGGATAAATCTGGCTTGAATAACGCAAACCTTCTGCCACCAGCTTTGATCCGGTTCCACCGCGGCGAGCATCCGGGTGAGTAATGACCCTCCCAATCGAGGGCTCTGCATATTTAAGACCGGGCGGCACCAGACGCAGGCTAGCAAACACCTGGCCGTTTTGATCAAAACCTAATAAATGCTGCGAAACCGCATCGTATTGGTCCATATCCGGATAAACACAGTTTTGCTCAACAATAAAAACGTCCTGGCGTAACTTTAAATGGGCATACAAAGTCAGCGCATCAAAATCCGCCAAAGCAAACCAACGCCATTGCAATTCCATAATCAGTATCCTAAGAAAAAGGCTGCCAAAGCAGCCTTTCTGATGAAGTGGCGTGACGGCACAGAAGTGCTAAAAACAAACCGGCGATCCACAAAAAACACACAAAGCAGAAAACCCGATTATTTGTCTTGGTTTTCTCCGTGTAACTCTGTGCGCTCTGTGGTTCAAGATTTGGGTTTTGTCTGCACACCTGCTTTATTTGGAAATGACTTTATTTTTAGCAGCCCAGCTTTTCACGCCATTTGGCAATTTGCACCAGCACCTGAAACGGCGCAGTGCCGCCTACATGGTTACGGGCATTCAGAGAGCCTTCCAGCGTCAGTACTTCAAAAATATCGTCTTCGATCAGCGGAGAGAAGCTCTGCAATTCAACCAATTGCAAATCGCCCAGATCTTTATGCTTTTGCTCGGCATAGCGCACGGCTAAAGCAACGGCCTCGTGTGCATCACGGAACGGAATGCCACGCTTCACCAGATAATCGGCCAGATCAGTTGCAGTAGAAAAGCCCTGTTTTACTGCACGCACCATGGCATCTGGTTTTACCGTAATGCCACGCATCATGTCGGCATAAATACGTAGGGTATCAGTCAGGGTGTCCACCGTATCAAATAATGGCTCTTTATCTTCCTGATTATCTTTATTGTAAGCCAATGGCTGGCCTTTCATTAAGGTAAGCAGGGAAATCAGGCTGCCATTTACACGGCCGGTTTTACCACGCACCAGCTCAGGCACATCCGGGTTTTTCTTTTGCGGCATGATGGAGCTGCCGGTACAAAAGCGATCGGCAATATCAATAAAGCCGTAACGCGGGCTCATCCACAGAATCAGCTCTTCGGATAAACGCGACAAATGCGTCATTACCAATGCTGCGGCGGCAGTAAATTCAATTGCAAAATCACGGTCTGAAACCGCATCAAGCGAGTTCTGACAGACTTCATCAAAGCCCAGCAATTTTGCGGTGTATTCCCTGTCAATCGGATACGTTGTACCGGCCAGAGCGGCAGATCCCAGTGGTAAGCGATTCACACGTTTACGTGCATCAATCAAACGCTCTGCATCGCGGCCCAGCATTTCTACATAAGCCATCATATGGTGGCCAAAGGTCACAGGCTGAGCCACTTGCAAATGAGTAAAGCCTGGCATCACGGTAGAGGCGTTTTTTTCTGCCAGATCAATCAAAGAAACCTGCAGCTCGTGCACAAGGCCAACCAGCAAATCAATTGCGCCGCGCAGATACAAGCGGATATCGGTGGCAACCTGATCATTACGGCTGCGGCCGGTATGCAGGCGCTTACCGGCATCGCCAATCATTTGCGTTAGGCGACGCTCGATATTCATATGCACGTCTTCTAAATCGAGGCTCCATTCAAACGTGCCTTCACGGATTTCGTTCAGGATATCGGCCATGCCGCCCTGAATAGATTTCAGGTCTTCAACGGACAACACACCTACTTTATTCAGCATGGTGGCGTGAGCCAGGGAGCCCTGGATATCTACTTCGGCCATGCGTTTATCAAAATCTACCGAGGCGGTATAACGTTTGACGAGTTCTGTAACCGGCTCGTTAAAACGGCCAGACCACATCTTTTTGCTCTGATCTTGCATGTTTTTTTCCTGATCGAATCTTGATTTAAGGCAAATTATATCTGCCCGCATCAACAATACGTAAAATTTCCGTTGAATAAATATGCCACGGCAATTTGTCTGAAA
It includes:
- the queE gene encoding 7-carboxy-7-deazaguanine synthase QueE; translation: MKDALRITEIFCSLQGETTRMGLPTVFVRLTGCPLRCGYCDSAYAFTGGETQSFQTILDKIASFNTHHICVTGGEPLAQKGVHELMRLLCDAGYSLSLETSGALSIAEVDPRVSRILDIKTPGSGELSKMHWENLDYLSNTDEIKFVLCDRNDYEWARNLIRERRLETLAPVLMSPVWETLPPANLAAWVLEDHLPVRMQVQLHKILWGERPGV
- a CDS encoding chloride channel protein, with the translated sequence MYWKRWLVRIKHLPERSRATLALWFGAAMVGLVAVVLAKAADGALAIFQSMSTRWAWWPFFALPCGGMAIRWLMQKMGKGSEGSGIPQAMAALQVTDQPALIKQLLSLRIACAKFIGVVAGLGCGFVLGREGPTVQIGASLMYACRRFIPLSDAVFRRQLILAGGAAGIAAAFNTPLAGIVFAFEELARSVEEKTSGKLLGAVILAGVVSLAIQGDYTYFGRIHVPGFNYSILWPMFIVAVTAGLVGGFFSWLCVHQDRWLPVKVKMWRAAQPYLFIAACGFLIACMGLAAPIFGSGAEITSEVVTGHGTMAWYFLPMKFLGLLATFLTGLPGGIFAPSLSMGAGVSSWFLPWFDSSIHIKLIAIGMAAMLAAVTRAPLTSAIILIEMTDGHTMVISILAAAMISSTVARLFGTNLYHDLAEKALQRLAYPQLLK
- the queC gene encoding 7-cyano-7-deazaguanine synthase QueC, with amino-acid sequence MTKKPAVILLSGGLDSATCLAIAKAEGFAPYCLSFDYGQKHNAELKAAARVAEALGAVEHRILKIDLAGFGGSALTDATIDVPTDGGKPGEIPVTYVPARNTVLLSYALAWSEVLKADDIFIGVNAVDYSGYPDCRPEYIASFQAMARLATKVGVEGSNLTIHTPLLKLTKAEIAQKGTELGVDYALTVTCYKADEDGQACGECEACRLRSAGFAQAGLADPTRYQGE
- a CDS encoding IS481 family transposase; translated protein: MPWMPVNIMSIRSEFVLLTLQDNCNFKALCQRFGISTKTGYKWRQRYLNNPQEGFQDRSRRPKSSPTLTTAEIEALVVDLRQKHPVWGGRKLHRRLLELGHVDVPAPSTITNILHRHGLICAKASEQAQHWLRFEHDQPNALWQIDFKGNFNTAQQMCFPLTLLDDHSRFNLTLTACGQTTAAIVQTHLTDVFLRYGLPARINADNGSPWGSPSDARHGISQLSIWLIRLGIHVSHSRPGHPQTNGKEERFHRTLKAEVLNGRAFRDLAHVQHAFNDWRTVYNEQRPHEALGLATPITRYKPSLIAMPSALPEIEYGPNDQVITVGWGGEVKLQNHKFKVSSALHRLPIALRADSLNDGVFDLYFCHQHFGRIDLKAAQERKVQRDART
- the hemB gene encoding porphobilinogen synthase, with the protein product MHSNRSFPTTRLRRMRHDDFSRRMMRENHLTADNLILPVFVLDGENRTQAIASMPGVNRQSLDQLFYTAEQAVKLGVPALAIFPVIEQDLKTLDAAEAWNPNGLVPRVVRELKARFPELGLITDGALDPYTIHGQDGIINGDGYVLNEETVAALVKQALCHAEAGVDIIAPSDMMDGRIGAIRKALDADDFINTRIMAYSAKYASAFYGPFRDAVGSAANLGKADKKTYQMDPANLNEALHEVALDLAEGADMVMVKPGMPYLDVVRRVKDEFAAPTFVYQVSGEYAMIKAAVQNGWLNEEAVVLESLMGFKRAGADGILTYFALDAARWLAGK
- a CDS encoding D-amino acid dehydrogenase, which produces MQVIVIGAGVVGVATAHYLRAAGCEVTVLEQLDGPATETSFANAGQVSPGYAAPWAAPGIPWKAVKWLTQPHSPLKIRPDGSLFQLSWMARMLANCTTAAYERNKGRMVPLAEYSRDCLRDLREELDLQYEQRSLGTLQVFRTAKQLEAAQRDSDILSAIGVPNHLLDAQGLVDAEPALARVPGKLVGALQLPNDETGDCKMFTDKLAARCEAAGVVFRYGVTVERLIAANQQIRQVQLKGGEILNADHVVLAAGCTSRALAAPLGLDLPVYPVKGYSLTIPLKNADAAPRSTVLDESYKIALTRFDSRLRVGGMAEVAGYDKHLDMGRVATLAMVTNDLFPDAGDTSQGTPWTGLRPMTPDGTPLVGGTSYPNLWLNTGHGTLGWTMACGSGRVLADLITKKTPEIESSGLALARY
- a CDS encoding TetR/AcrR family transcriptional regulator; this translates as MPITKQQLIDQATALFRMKGYAATSIGEIVQACGITKGSLYHHFASKEALGLAALEQLEAYFDEHIFSQIRDSQPAAGLAAFNLAIEEFFWQHPDGCLLASLSLETSAANEPFQQAISQFFNKWQGCYYQAFIGAHPADKAKILSIDALAIVQGCILMYRINGNIEPLQRQLQALLRLCD
- a CDS encoding HPP family protein produces the protein MDTHTLKHALLAGTGGFIAILLLAGVSEFGTAALIMAPFGASCVLLFALPEAALSQPRNVIGGHLLTATVGLAFYSLAPNTAVFASLAVGLAISLMVLTKTTHPPAGANPLLFFLAAKPLGAWFLLTPVASGAILLVLLATLYHRATGKFSYPVKR
- a CDS encoding GNAT family N-acetyltransferase codes for the protein MELQWRWFALADFDALTLYAHLKLRQDVFIVEQNCVYPDMDQYDAVSQHLLGFDQNGQVFASLRLVPPGLKYAEPSIGRVITHPDARRGGTGSKLVAEGLRYSSQIYPGQGHRIGAQSHLQGFYGHFGFVPVGQEYLEDNIPHIDMVIAA
- the argH gene encoding argininosuccinate lyase, yielding MQDQSKKMWSGRFNEPVTELVKRYTASVDFDKRMAEVDIQGSLAHATMLNKVGVLSVEDLKSIQGGMADILNEIREGTFEWSLDLEDVHMNIERRLTQMIGDAGKRLHTGRSRNDQVATDIRLYLRGAIDLLVGLVHELQVSLIDLAEKNASTVMPGFTHLQVAQPVTFGHHMMAYVEMLGRDAERLIDARKRVNRLPLGSAALAGTTYPIDREYTAKLLGFDEVCQNSLDAVSDRDFAIEFTAAAALVMTHLSRLSEELILWMSPRYGFIDIADRFCTGSSIMPQKKNPDVPELVRGKTGRVNGSLISLLTLMKGQPLAYNKDNQEDKEPLFDTVDTLTDTLRIYADMMRGITVKPDAMVRAVKQGFSTATDLADYLVKRGIPFRDAHEAVALAVRYAEQKHKDLGDLQLVELQSFSPLIEDDIFEVLTLEGSLNARNHVGGTAPFQVLVQIAKWREKLGC